One Streptomyces sp. ML-6 genomic region harbors:
- a CDS encoding amino acid adenylation domain-containing protein, whose product MSAHNVEDVYGLSPLQFGMLYHSLEDTSDTRPYMVQMTEEAEGPFDDALFGAAWQQLVDRHSILRSAFVWEGVSEPVQVVQRQAPLPFEVRDLRGLSDQEERLSAFLAEDWDRGFDLSRAPLVRVTVLRMEEERRIVVWSFHHILLDGWSVQILQKELFALYRALLDGTSAELPMTVPYRRYIEWLNSRQDDGSAAFWADYLAGVTEPTALNVDRDTGDTGVGEFEVVASAELFARARDYAKSQRITMNTLVQGLWSILLSRYSRQDEVLFGSTISGRSIDLPGVDSMMGLFINTLPVRGRLTGDLVVPEWLRDLQDEQLEMRQWEYCHLVDVQKHSRIPRGEPLFRSILVFENYPVVQKPSDFPEGLTRRLVNCVERTGYPLTLVASAGRALEFRFVYDRSMFDAETIERMAGHLETLLTSVVDSPDARIGDLNMLTVGELREVLVEWNGVAGGYPETATVHRLVEERVAAGPGAVAVVQGERCWSFGELNARANRLAHHLRDRGVTADTLVGVCLERSPELIATLLGILKAGAAFVPLDPEYPADRITYMVRDAGAPLVITSAGLADRIPEGVERLLVDGGWPGGAVTDPGPVGSPDDLAYVIYTSGSTGRPKGVALEHRGVVNYLHWCDRNYPAGAPGGVGSVLYSSVTFDLTITALFLPLIQGRQLVIPVTDGDRTAFDAAIDLVCTNTPISFLKATPSHLEVLAAHLETRGARHHITTIVAGGENLAPQLVARLLAASSTKTTISNEYGATEGSVANVMSLTTAPDPHGGTTTLGRAITNTTAYIVDHHNQPAPIGVPGHALLGGICLARHYHDRPDLTAQRFTPNPLAPPRPDPRVYHTGDLVKWRPDGTMEFIGRIDNQVKLRGYRIELGEIEAALNTHPHIHTTTVTTREDTPGNKQLVAYIVPVPGHTPTPHQLRTHLQQQLPDYMVPVLYVPLDHLPLTPNGKVDTKALPAPGPHRPELATTYTPPRNSTEETITAVWSDVLGIDTIGIHDNFFELGGQSISSVRVVSRLREAGLGVTLQQFVRHPTVARLAAALDVPQATSAGLVVLLSSVVDPELPVLFCVHPGGGSTHPYRALARCLTGRFTVYGIQAPGLNADEAPLVGFESIADRYWQEIRRVRPTGPCTILGWSTGAVIAHAMGVRAPEEVAGLYLLEPAVTGDDQRDRFRQYAEVYRRVNELWHRGQDERGDRRAATERELKRLAPEMNLAEDLVTLDEWLPFEVLEAEVRSLAAYRPGRSVARATLFVSDTVRDGSGEEVPEAQYLAHWRGLYPEGLAQRTMPGRHMEMVRGDEQLDAVVSALQETVPVDGTDREQELLQV is encoded by the coding sequence ATGAGTGCGCACAACGTGGAAGACGTCTACGGACTCTCGCCCCTGCAGTTCGGCATGCTCTACCACTCGCTGGAGGACACTTCCGACACGCGCCCGTACATGGTGCAGATGACGGAGGAGGCCGAAGGACCCTTCGACGACGCGCTGTTCGGAGCCGCCTGGCAGCAGCTCGTCGACCGGCATTCGATCCTGCGCAGCGCGTTCGTGTGGGAGGGGGTCTCGGAGCCGGTGCAGGTGGTGCAGCGCCAGGCCCCCCTCCCCTTCGAAGTGCGGGATCTGCGCGGCCTGTCCGATCAGGAGGAGCGGCTGAGCGCCTTCCTGGCCGAGGACTGGGACCGGGGGTTCGATCTCTCACGGGCCCCGCTGGTCCGGGTCACCGTGCTGCGGATGGAGGAGGAGCGCCGGATCGTCGTCTGGTCGTTCCACCACATCCTCCTCGACGGCTGGAGTGTGCAGATCCTCCAGAAGGAGCTGTTCGCCCTCTACCGCGCGTTGCTCGACGGTACTTCCGCCGAACTGCCGATGACCGTCCCCTACCGCCGCTACATCGAGTGGCTCAACTCCCGGCAGGACGACGGCTCCGCGGCGTTCTGGGCCGACTACCTGGCGGGCGTCACCGAGCCCACCGCCCTGAACGTCGACCGGGACACCGGTGACACGGGAGTCGGCGAATTCGAGGTGGTCGCCTCCGCAGAGCTGTTCGCGCGGGCCCGGGACTACGCCAAGTCCCAGCGCATCACGATGAACACCCTGGTGCAGGGCCTGTGGTCGATCCTGCTCTCACGGTACAGCCGCCAGGACGAGGTGCTGTTCGGCTCCACCATCTCGGGCCGGTCGATCGATCTGCCCGGCGTGGATTCGATGATGGGCCTGTTCATCAACACGCTGCCGGTCCGCGGCCGGCTCACGGGCGACCTGGTCGTCCCCGAGTGGCTGAGGGATCTCCAGGACGAACAGCTGGAGATGCGGCAGTGGGAGTACTGCCACCTCGTCGACGTGCAGAAGCACAGCAGGATCCCGCGCGGCGAGCCGCTGTTCCGGTCGATCCTCGTCTTCGAGAACTACCCGGTGGTGCAGAAGCCGTCGGACTTCCCCGAGGGGCTGACCCGGCGCCTGGTCAACTGCGTGGAGCGTACCGGGTACCCGCTGACCCTCGTCGCATCGGCGGGCCGGGCCCTGGAGTTCCGTTTCGTCTACGACCGGAGCATGTTCGACGCGGAGACGATCGAGCGCATGGCCGGCCACCTCGAGACCCTGCTGACCTCCGTGGTGGACTCGCCCGACGCACGCATCGGCGATCTGAACATGTTGACGGTGGGGGAGCTGCGGGAGGTGTTGGTGGAGTGGAATGGTGTGGCCGGTGGGTATCCGGAGACGGCGACGGTTCACCGGCTGGTGGAGGAGCGGGTGGCGGCGGGGCCGGGTGCGGTGGCGGTGGTGCAGGGGGAGCGGTGCTGGAGTTTTGGTGAGCTCAACGCGCGGGCGAACCGGCTGGCCCATCATCTGCGGGACCGGGGTGTCACGGCGGATACGTTGGTGGGGGTGTGTCTGGAGCGTTCGCCGGAGCTGATCGCCACGCTGCTGGGCATCCTGAAGGCGGGGGCGGCGTTCGTTCCGCTGGACCCGGAGTACCCGGCCGACCGGATCACCTACATGGTGCGGGACGCGGGGGCCCCGCTGGTGATCACCAGTGCGGGTCTGGCCGATCGTATCCCGGAGGGGGTGGAGCGGCTGCTGGTGGACGGGGGGTGGCCGGGGGGTGCGGTGACGGATCCGGGGCCGGTGGGGTCGCCGGACGATCTGGCGTATGTGATCTACACGTCGGGTTCGACGGGCCGGCCGAAGGGGGTGGCCCTGGAGCACCGGGGGGTGGTGAACTATCTGCACTGGTGCGACCGGAACTACCCGGCCGGTGCTCCGGGCGGGGTGGGGTCGGTGCTGTATTCGTCGGTGACGTTCGACCTGACGATCACGGCCCTGTTCCTGCCCCTGATCCAGGGCCGGCAGCTGGTGATCCCGGTGACGGACGGGGATCGGACGGCGTTCGACGCGGCGATCGACCTGGTCTGCACCAACACCCCGATCAGTTTCCTCAAGGCCACCCCCTCGCATCTGGAGGTGCTGGCCGCGCATCTGGAGACCCGCGGGGCGCGGCATCACATCACCACGATCGTGGCCGGCGGGGAGAACCTGGCCCCGCAGCTGGTGGCCCGGCTGCTGGCCGCCAGCAGCACGAAGACGACGATCAGCAACGAGTACGGCGCGACCGAGGGCTCGGTGGCCAACGTGATGAGCCTGACCACCGCACCCGACCCGCACGGGGGCACCACCACCCTGGGCCGGGCGATCACGAACACCACCGCCTACATCGTCGACCACCACAACCAGCCCGCCCCCATAGGTGTCCCCGGCCACGCCCTGCTCGGCGGGATCTGCCTGGCCCGCCACTACCACGACCGCCCCGACCTCACCGCGCAGCGCTTCACCCCCAACCCCCTCGCCCCGCCCCGGCCCGACCCGCGTGTCTACCACACCGGCGACCTGGTCAAATGGCGGCCCGACGGCACGATGGAGTTCATCGGCCGGATCGACAACCAGGTCAAACTGCGCGGCTACCGCATCGAACTCGGCGAGATCGAGGCCGCCCTGAACACCCACCCCCACATCCACACCACCACCGTCACCACCCGCGAAGACACCCCCGGCAACAAACAACTCGTCGCCTACATCGTGCCCGTCCCCGGACACACCCCCACCCCGCACCAGCTCCGCACCCACCTCCAGCAGCAGCTGCCCGACTACATGGTCCCTGTCCTCTACGTCCCCCTGGACCACCTCCCCCTCACCCCCAACGGGAAGGTCGACACCAAGGCCCTGCCCGCCCCCGGCCCCCACCGCCCCGAACTCGCCACCACCTACACCCCACCCCGCAACTCCACGGAAGAGACCATCACCGCCGTCTGGTCCGACGTCCTCGGCATCGACACCATCGGCATCCACGACAACTTCTTCGAACTGGGCGGACAATCGATCAGCTCGGTGCGGGTGGTTTCCCGGCTGCGGGAAGCCGGTCTGGGCGTCACCCTCCAGCAGTTCGTGCGGCACCCGACGGTGGCCCGACTGGCAGCCGCGCTGGACGTCCCGCAGGCGACGTCGGCCGGGCTGGTGGTGCTTCTGTCGTCCGTGGTGGATCCGGAGCTGCCCGTTCTTTTCTGTGTGCACCCGGGCGGCGGCAGCACCCACCCGTACCGGGCTCTCGCCCGCTGCCTGACGGGCAGGTTCACCGTGTACGGCATACAGGCGCCGGGGCTGAACGCGGACGAGGCGCCGCTCGTCGGGTTCGAGTCGATCGCGGACCGGTACTGGCAGGAGATCCGCCGCGTGCGGCCCACGGGCCCCTGCACCATCCTCGGCTGGTCGACCGGCGCGGTGATCGCACACGCGATGGGTGTGCGGGCCCCCGAGGAGGTGGCCGGTCTGTACCTGCTGGAGCCGGCGGTGACCGGCGACGACCAGCGGGACCGCTTCCGGCAGTACGCCGAGGTGTACCGCCGGGTGAACGAGTTGTGGCACCGCGGTCAGGACGAGCGCGGTGACCGACGAGCGGCTACGGAGCGGGAGTTGAAGCGCCTGGCTCCGGAGATGAACCTAGCCGAGGATCTGGTCACGCTCGACGAGTGGCTTCCCTTCGAGGTGCTGGAGGCCGAGGTGCGCTCGCTCGCCGCCTACCGGCCCGGCCGCTCGGTGGCCAGGGCAACGCTGTTCGTCAGCGACACGGTGCGCGACGGCAGTGGTGAGGAGGTGCCGGAGGCCCAGTACCTCGCCCACTGGCGTGGGCTCTACCCAGAAGGTCTGGCCCAGCGGACGATGCCGGGGCGGCACATGGAGATGGTCAGGGGCGACGAGCAACTGGACGCCGTGGTCTCCGCGTTGCAGGAGACGGTGCCGGTCGACGGCACCGACCGGGAACAGGAGCTGCTGCAGGTCTGA
- the sbnB gene encoding 2,3-diaminopropionate biosynthesis protein SbnB, translated as MSTFHVIDGSVAQDVIGSEPSAVLDLVRETYLQHSRGATVNPNSHFLRFPHDPGARIIALPAHLGGDTPVSGLKWIASYPQNVNHNLPRASAVLLLNDAETGYPFACLEASGISAARTAASAALAVETLAADDSPKTVLFVGAGVIGRTVSDFLAARGTGIRECLVHDHVDTYAKTFASYAAEAHGWQTRTVPQVDAALATADLVVLATTAPAPWLTDQQTVLPGQLILNLSLRDIHPTVMIKCNNVLDDIDHCLTAQTSPHLTEMEYGTRDFINGTLADVLRGDVTLSHDRPTIFSPFGLGVLDLAVGHHIYRTALATGRATGIPGFFPELKRW; from the coding sequence ATGTCAACCTTCCACGTGATCGACGGCTCCGTTGCCCAGGATGTCATCGGCTCCGAGCCGTCGGCCGTCCTGGATCTCGTACGGGAGACCTACCTCCAGCACAGCCGCGGGGCCACCGTGAACCCCAACAGCCACTTCCTGCGCTTCCCGCACGATCCCGGCGCCCGGATCATCGCTCTGCCCGCCCACCTCGGCGGCGACACACCGGTCTCCGGCCTCAAGTGGATCGCCAGCTATCCGCAGAACGTGAACCACAACCTGCCGCGCGCCTCCGCCGTCCTCCTGCTGAACGACGCCGAGACCGGCTACCCGTTCGCCTGTCTGGAGGCGTCCGGCATCAGCGCCGCCCGCACCGCGGCGTCCGCCGCGCTCGCCGTGGAGACCCTCGCCGCCGACGACAGCCCGAAGACGGTGCTCTTCGTCGGCGCCGGCGTCATCGGCCGGACGGTCTCCGACTTCCTCGCGGCGCGCGGCACCGGCATCCGCGAATGCCTGGTCCACGACCACGTCGACACGTACGCCAAGACCTTCGCCTCCTACGCCGCCGAGGCCCATGGCTGGCAGACCCGCACCGTGCCGCAGGTCGACGCGGCCCTGGCCACCGCCGACCTGGTCGTCCTCGCCACCACCGCCCCGGCGCCCTGGCTGACGGACCAGCAGACCGTCCTGCCGGGCCAGCTCATCCTGAACCTGTCCCTGCGCGACATCCACCCCACCGTCATGATCAAGTGCAACAACGTCCTGGACGACATCGACCACTGCCTCACCGCGCAGACCTCGCCCCATCTGACGGAGATGGAGTACGGCACGCGCGACTTCATCAACGGCACGCTGGCCGACGTGCTGCGCGGCGACGTGACCCTGTCCCACGACCGCCCCACCATCTTCTCCCCGTTCGGCCTCGGCGTCCTCGACCTGGCCGTCGGTCACCACATCTACCGAACCGCCTTGGCCACCGGTCGCGCCACCGGGATACCGGGCTTCTTCCCCGAGCTGAAGCGCTGGTGA
- the sbnA gene encoding 2,3-diaminopropionate biosynthesis protein SbnA, with amino-acid sequence MIYEHAYELVTDDLFVLLPRLVPGSDLFLKIEGLNPAGSVKLKTALSLIEDAEHRGVLAPGARVIESSSGNLGIALSSICATKGYRFTCVVDPNTNAASIDHMRALGAEVVVVDTVDANGGFLQSRIAHIRRHIEADPAVVWLNQYANPANPRAHYEQTARTLLKTVQHLDYLFIGVGSTGTFVGCAHYLREFSPHTRIIAVDALGSVLFGAPPGPRRIPGLGASRIPELFEPGLADDVVMVAEEDAVRECRLLARTHGLLTGGSTGSVLAAVRRRADTIPAGSRIAAISPDLGERYLGTVYNNDWVERNFGVLT; translated from the coding sequence ATGATCTACGAGCACGCCTACGAACTGGTCACCGACGACCTCTTCGTCCTGCTGCCTCGGCTGGTGCCCGGCTCGGACCTCTTCCTGAAGATCGAGGGCCTCAACCCGGCCGGCTCCGTCAAGCTGAAGACCGCGCTGAGCCTCATCGAGGACGCCGAGCACCGCGGCGTCCTCGCGCCGGGCGCCCGCGTCATCGAGTCCTCGTCCGGAAACCTCGGCATCGCCCTCAGCTCCATCTGCGCGACCAAGGGCTACCGCTTCACCTGCGTCGTCGACCCGAACACCAACGCCGCCAGCATCGATCACATGCGGGCCCTGGGCGCCGAGGTGGTCGTCGTCGACACCGTCGACGCCAACGGCGGCTTCCTCCAGTCCCGCATCGCCCACATCCGGCGCCACATCGAGGCGGATCCGGCCGTGGTCTGGCTCAACCAGTACGCCAACCCGGCCAACCCGCGCGCCCATTACGAACAGACCGCCCGCACCCTCCTCAAGACGGTCCAGCATCTCGACTACCTGTTCATCGGCGTCGGCTCCACCGGTACGTTCGTCGGCTGCGCGCACTACCTGCGCGAGTTCTCGCCGCACACCCGGATCATCGCCGTCGACGCCCTCGGCTCCGTCCTCTTCGGCGCCCCGCCCGGCCCGCGCCGCATCCCCGGACTGGGCGCCAGCCGCATCCCCGAACTGTTCGAACCCGGCCTCGCCGACGACGTGGTAATGGTCGCCGAGGAGGACGCCGTACGCGAGTGCCGGCTGCTCGCCCGCACCCACGGCCTGCTCACCGGCGGCTCCACCGGTTCGGTCCTGGCCGCCGTCCGTCGCCGCGCCGACACCATCCCGGCCGGCTCCCGCATCGCCGCGATCTCTCCCGACCTCGGCGAGCGCTACCTCGGCACGGTCTACAACAACGACTGGGTCGAGCGGAACTTCGGCGTCCTCACCTGA
- a CDS encoding glutamate synthase-related protein has protein sequence MTQLAAPGLPEDAVRARARDGAAAVFPPLDSYGTAVFGAVPESAGDEIDGLRLAPPVFMPGRLAKLIDLGREPLYSDVRLGTALGGFTAPLPVYLSALGSTRVTSTSLALSRQAGRLGIPMVIGENVAPMNGFRSSGDDHRKGLLERVQAYCEELPDGVGGICVQQSTEDADSEVWNHVYSDPAVTGLLTTGRLGFELKVGQGAKPGLGGLTMISEAVAADLAGQYAVERLGAGASSVLRCASPGTFTDEIFRRQIQLMRNNYPRARCWVKLFPGRDVGRAATIAWDAGADAVAVDGAEGGTGWAPTGFLGHVGLPLAECLRRVDPAGRTLLASGRVWDGIRAVKLLALGARAVGLGRAALIAADEDPEHGLERLLEAMALELRMAVSALGRYAAEETGPDDLWEPRS, from the coding sequence GTGACCCAGCTGGCTGCACCCGGCCTGCCCGAGGACGCCGTCCGCGCCCGGGCCCGCGACGGCGCCGCCGCCGTCTTCCCGCCCCTGGACAGCTACGGCACCGCCGTCTTCGGCGCCGTCCCCGAATCCGCCGGCGACGAGATCGACGGACTGCGCCTGGCCCCGCCCGTCTTCATGCCGGGCCGCCTGGCCAAGCTCATCGACCTCGGCCGCGAACCCCTCTACTCCGACGTCCGCCTCGGCACCGCCCTCGGCGGCTTCACCGCCCCGCTGCCGGTCTACCTGTCGGCGCTCGGTTCCACCCGCGTCACCAGTACCAGTCTCGCCCTCAGCCGCCAGGCCGGACGGCTCGGCATCCCCATGGTCATCGGCGAGAACGTCGCCCCCATGAACGGCTTCCGCTCCAGCGGCGACGACCACCGCAAGGGCCTGCTGGAACGCGTCCAGGCATACTGCGAGGAACTCCCCGACGGCGTGGGCGGCATCTGCGTCCAGCAGAGCACCGAGGACGCCGACTCCGAGGTCTGGAACCACGTCTACAGCGACCCCGCCGTCACCGGGCTCCTGACCACCGGCCGCCTCGGCTTCGAACTCAAGGTCGGCCAGGGTGCCAAGCCCGGCCTCGGCGGCCTCACCATGATCAGCGAAGCGGTCGCGGCCGACCTCGCCGGACAGTACGCCGTCGAACGGCTGGGCGCCGGCGCCTCTTCGGTCCTGCGCTGCGCGAGCCCGGGCACCTTCACCGACGAGATCTTCCGCCGGCAGATCCAGCTCATGCGCAACAACTACCCGCGCGCCCGCTGCTGGGTGAAGCTCTTCCCCGGCCGTGACGTCGGCCGGGCCGCCACCATCGCCTGGGACGCCGGAGCCGACGCCGTCGCCGTCGACGGTGCCGAGGGCGGCACCGGCTGGGCCCCGACCGGCTTCCTCGGCCACGTCGGGCTGCCTCTCGCCGAATGCCTGCGCCGCGTCGACCCCGCCGGCCGCACCCTCCTCGCCAGCGGACGCGTCTGGGACGGCATCCGCGCCGTGAAGCTGCTCGCCCTCGGCGCCCGCGCCGTCGGCCTCGGCCGCGCCGCGCTGATCGCCGCCGACGAGGACCCCGAGCACGGCCTCGAACGCCTGCTGGAGGCCATGGCACTGGAATTGCGCATGGCCGTCAGCGCGCTGGGCCGCTACGCGGCGGAGGAGACCGGCCCCGACGACCTCTGGGAGCCCCGGTCATGA
- a CDS encoding asparagine synthetase A, which produces MTLQTDLPATPEAAALPSPLEHLRDPRTRAALRVQQALVAGARSFLRSDGAVEMAHPIIGPVTDPGSRGAKQVDVDYYGHRYKLMTSAILYKQASLLAFDRIFLVAPNVRLEPVETSSTHRHLTEFRQIDVEYAGATQDDAMGVAERLVRHAVTTVVDECVDDLAVLGRDPDVLRRLVARPFARVPHGEVVDGLRRDGYPQAAGTEIEWEAEERISRQADAPFFIVGYPKGSRGFYDKESPAEPGTLLNFDLIAPEGCGELCSGSEREYDYTALVTRMRETGENPAKYAWYLDVARHGIPSSAGFGIGLERLTRWVTGLDSVWRTTAFPKIAGVVSP; this is translated from the coding sequence ATGACACTTCAGACAGATCTCCCGGCGACACCCGAGGCCGCCGCGCTGCCCTCACCGCTGGAGCACCTGCGCGACCCGCGCACCCGAGCGGCCCTGCGCGTCCAGCAGGCGCTGGTGGCCGGTGCCCGTTCCTTCCTGCGCTCCGACGGCGCCGTGGAGATGGCCCATCCGATCATCGGCCCCGTCACCGACCCGGGCTCGCGCGGCGCCAAGCAGGTCGACGTCGACTACTACGGCCACCGCTACAAGCTGATGACCAGCGCCATCCTCTACAAGCAGGCATCGCTGCTGGCCTTCGACCGCATCTTCCTCGTCGCGCCCAACGTCCGCCTCGAACCCGTCGAGACCAGCAGCACCCACCGTCATCTCACCGAGTTCCGGCAGATCGACGTCGAGTACGCGGGCGCCACCCAGGACGACGCCATGGGCGTCGCCGAGCGGCTGGTCCGCCACGCCGTGACCACCGTCGTCGACGAGTGCGTCGACGACCTCGCCGTCCTCGGCCGCGACCCCGACGTCCTGCGCCGCCTGGTGGCCCGGCCGTTCGCCCGCGTCCCGCACGGCGAGGTCGTCGATGGCCTGCGCCGCGACGGGTACCCGCAGGCCGCCGGCACCGAGATCGAGTGGGAGGCCGAGGAGCGCATCTCCCGCCAGGCCGACGCCCCGTTCTTCATCGTCGGCTACCCCAAGGGCTCCCGCGGCTTCTACGACAAGGAGAGCCCGGCCGAGCCCGGCACCCTGCTCAACTTCGACCTCATCGCCCCCGAGGGCTGCGGCGAACTGTGCAGCGGCAGCGAACGCGAGTACGACTACACGGCCCTGGTCACCCGGATGCGGGAAACCGGCGAGAACCCCGCCAAGTACGCCTGGTACCTCGACGTCGCCCGGCACGGCATCCCCAGCAGCGCCGGATTCGGCATCGGCCTGGAGCGCCTGACCCGCTGGGTCACCGGCCTGGACTCCGTCTGGCGGACCACGGCCTTCCCCAAGATCGCGGGGGTCGTGTCGCCGTGA
- a CDS encoding methylaspartate mutase encodes MPSAEPAPAGGAFHRFVADAARAGSLVVQPRMGFADPALMRTGLIATRAADATTVGTLTLDSFTRVGDYAAAARAVAQDHHLNGYPLVSMPVETTTGLLDGVHGPGFPVQVRHGSAQPGRIVEALIAAGLDATEGGPVSYCLPYGRTPLATSVHAWAEASRRLAALRETGAEPHLETFGGCMLGQLCPPSLLVALSVLEAMFFRRHGLRSVSLSYAQQTSREQDEEAVHALRAIAADQLPDVSWHVVVYAYMGVYPETWDGALRLGADAARLAVRTGAARLIVKTPAESARIPSVEENVIALETAAAAARTTRPAAPPPSTGIEAEARSLVEAVLNLHDDLGQALIRAFAHGYLDVPFCLHPDNAGRTRSFISDRGRLEWSRTGSLPLGRPTAAQPSRRLTSSGLLQALNHVKNRYDDPAARLERAS; translated from the coding sequence ATGCCGTCCGCTGAACCCGCCCCCGCCGGCGGCGCCTTCCACCGCTTCGTCGCCGACGCCGCCCGCGCCGGCAGCCTCGTCGTGCAGCCCCGCATGGGCTTCGCCGACCCCGCCCTGATGCGCACCGGCCTGATCGCCACCCGGGCCGCCGACGCCACCACCGTCGGCACCCTCACCCTGGACAGCTTCACCCGCGTCGGTGATTACGCCGCCGCCGCCCGGGCCGTCGCCCAGGACCACCACCTCAACGGCTATCCGCTGGTCAGCATGCCCGTCGAGACCACCACCGGTCTTCTCGACGGCGTCCACGGCCCCGGTTTCCCCGTCCAGGTGCGGCACGGCTCCGCACAACCCGGCCGGATCGTCGAGGCCCTCATCGCCGCCGGTCTCGACGCCACCGAGGGCGGCCCCGTCTCCTACTGCCTGCCCTACGGCCGCACCCCGCTGGCCACTTCGGTCCATGCCTGGGCCGAAGCGTCCCGCAGGCTCGCCGCCCTGCGCGAGACCGGTGCCGAACCGCACCTGGAGACCTTCGGCGGCTGCATGCTGGGCCAGCTCTGCCCGCCCTCCCTGCTCGTCGCCCTCTCCGTCCTGGAAGCCATGTTCTTCCGTCGGCACGGTCTGCGCAGCGTCTCCCTCAGCTACGCCCAGCAGACCAGTCGCGAGCAGGACGAGGAGGCCGTCCACGCGCTGCGCGCCATCGCCGCCGACCAACTCCCGGACGTCTCCTGGCACGTGGTCGTCTACGCGTACATGGGCGTCTACCCGGAGACCTGGGACGGGGCGCTGCGACTCGGGGCGGACGCCGCCCGGCTCGCCGTGCGCACCGGTGCCGCCCGGCTCATCGTCAAGACACCGGCGGAGTCGGCCCGCATCCCCTCCGTCGAGGAGAACGTCATCGCGCTGGAGACCGCCGCCGCTGCCGCCCGCACCACGCGGCCGGCCGCTCCGCCGCCGTCCACCGGCATCGAGGCGGAGGCCCGCTCCCTCGTCGAGGCCGTCCTGAACCTGCACGACGACCTGGGCCAGGCCCTGATCCGCGCCTTCGCCCACGGCTACCTCGACGTCCCCTTCTGCCTGCACCCCGACAACGCGGGGCGCACCCGCAGCTTCATCTCCGACCGCGGGCGGCTGGAGTGGTCCCGCACCGGGTCGCTCCCGCTCGGCCGGCCCACCGCCGCGCAGCCGTCCCGGCGGCTGACCTCGTCCGGGCTGCTGCAGGCGCTCAACCACGTCAAGAACCGTTACGACGATCCCGCTGCCCGTCTCGAGAGGGCGAGCTGA
- a CDS encoding cobalamin-dependent protein (Presence of a B(12) (cobalamin)-binding domain implies dependence on cobalamin itself, in one of its several forms, or in some unusual lineages, dependence on a cobalamin-like analog.), protein MYPHRQPPDSPRHAVLTTIASDSHTWNLLFLQLLLEEQGWEVTNLGACVPVDVLIEEATARTPDLVVVSTVNGHGAEEATGLARAVRAVPALAEIPLVVGGKLDTSGTVAPEVHDSLTDAGFDAVLTGPNAVPGLLALLDALPEHRHGRPHADAVR, encoded by the coding sequence GTGTACCCGCATCGCCAGCCCCCGGACAGCCCGCGCCACGCAGTCCTGACCACCATCGCCTCGGACTCGCACACCTGGAACCTGCTCTTCCTGCAACTGTTGCTGGAGGAACAGGGCTGGGAAGTCACCAATCTCGGTGCGTGCGTCCCGGTCGACGTCCTGATCGAGGAGGCCACGGCCCGCACGCCCGACCTCGTCGTCGTCAGCACGGTCAACGGACACGGCGCCGAGGAGGCCACGGGCCTGGCCCGCGCGGTGCGTGCGGTGCCGGCGCTGGCCGAGATACCGCTCGTCGTCGGAGGGAAGCTGGACACCTCGGGCACCGTCGCCCCGGAGGTCCACGACTCGCTCACCGACGCCGGCTTCGACGCCGTCCTGACCGGCCCGAACGCCGTCCCCGGGCTGCTCGCCCTGCTCGACGCCCTGCCCGAGCACCGGCACGGAAGGCCCCACGCCGATGCCGTCCGCTGA